The proteins below come from a single Rosa rugosa chromosome 2, drRosRugo1.1, whole genome shotgun sequence genomic window:
- the LOC133733271 gene encoding peroxidase RIP1-like, with product MAGQSVSVWVVIVAAVAIVMIPTCTTAQLDTDVYMKACPQALPIIRSVVKSAINREARIGASLLRLHFHDCFVNGCDGSVLLDDTANFTGEKTALPNLNSIRGFGVVDDIKANLNSVCRGNVVSCADILAVAARDSVEILGGPSYSYEVLLGRRDATTTSINDANRNLPPPVFNFPQLLSNFQSHGLDLQDLVLLSAGHTIGLAKCTTFRARIYNETNIDPDFAASLKQGCPANGGDNNMAPLDSTTAKFDTVYFKALLEKKGLLHSDQELFKGDGSDSDNLVQHYANNPNDFAVDFGASMIKMGNMKPLTGSDGEIRLNCRKIN from the exons ATGGCTGGTCAATCCGTCTCTGTTTGGGTCGTTATTGTTGCTGCAGTAGCTATTGTGATGATCCCTACGTGTACTACAGCACAACTTGATACCGATGTATATATGAAAGCATGTCCTCAGGCATTGCCGATTATCAGATCAGTTGTCAAATCAGCGATTAATCGCGAGGCACGCATTGGAGCATCGCTACTACGACTTCACTTCCATGATTGCTTTGTGAAT GGGTGTGATGGATCAGTGTTGCTGGATGACACTGCTAACTTCACTGGGGAGAAGACGGCACTTCCAAATCTGAACTCCATTAGAGGTTTTGGCGTAGTCGATGATATTAAAGCAAACCTCAATAGCGTTTGCCGTGGAAATGTGGTCTCATGTGCAGACATCTTAGCTGTTGCAGCTCGTGACTCCGTTGAGATT TTGGGAGGCCCGTCCTATTCCTATGAAGTATTATTGGGTAGAAGAGATGCAACAACTACAAGCATAAATGATGCCAACAGAAACCTTCCTCCTCCGGTTTTCAACTTCCCTCAACTGCTTTCCAACTTTCAATCCCATGGTTTAGACCTACAAGACCTAGTCCTTCTCTCGGCGGGCCATACCATCGGACTAGCTAAGTGCACCACCTTCCGGGCAAGGATTTACAACGAAACCAACATAGACCCTGACTTTGCAGCCTCCCTAAAACAGGGTTGTCCGGCAAACGGTGGGGACAACAACATGGCACCTCTGGACTCAACTACAGCGAAATTCGACACTGTTTACTTCAAGGCTTTGCTAGAGAAAAAGGGTCTACTCCACTCTGACCAGGAGCTCTTTAAAGGCGATGGTAGTGACAGTGATAACCTGGTGCAGCATTACGCTAACAACCCGAATGACTTTGCAgttgattttggagcttccaTGATCAAGATGGGTAACATGAAGCCTCTCACTGGATCTGATGGTGAGATTAGACTCAACTGCAGGAAAATCAACTAG
- the LOC133730291 gene encoding uncharacterized protein LOC133730291, with protein sequence MNNLWDQIRRSQDEDDEEMMATNAIVMAAVAEESGNQHRGRGSHPGRAPNEERFREERGKGMLADYFVDRPVFKDPDFRTRYRMSLNLFMRISTDLCQYDRYFVQRSDATGKVGLLPEQKMTAALRMLAYGAGADQCAEYCRMAKSTSVAALQHFTRGIVDLYSAEYLRAPTAADLRRLLAKAEKRGFPGMIGSIDCMHWQWKNCPTGWAGQYSGRKQIPTIILEAVASYDTWIWHAFFGMPGACNDLNVLAKSPLFDELTAGRAPLIQFQVNNRAHNLGYYLADGIYPRWATFLKTVRNPTRPKEIEFAKAQEGYRKDVERCFGILQSRFGIVRGAARGWHKEDLRYIMLTCIILHNMIVENERPEDSDDELESDDEEDNNMRPRIAEVWEGPTGRDFDPVGRDAHHMNGFMDRYQQIRSEHSHSNLQEDIIQHFWEFQGNRSI encoded by the coding sequence ATGAACAATTTGTGGGATCAAATTCGACGGTctcaggatgaagatgatgaagagatgaTGGCCACCAACGCCATTGTCATGGCTGCAGTCGCAGAAGAATCTGGAAACCAACACCGAGGGCGCGGTTCTCATCCGGGTCGTGCACCAAATGAGGAACGATTTAGAGAAGAAAGGGGCAAAGGTATGTTGGCCGACTACTTTGTCGACCGGCCAGTGTTCAAAGATCCGGATTTCCGAACACGTTACAGGATGAGTCTCAATCTCTTCATGCGTATATCTACTGACCTTTGCCAGTATGATCGTTACTTTGTTCAAAGGTCAGATGCTACCGGCAAAGTCGGACTGCTTCCGGAGCAGAAGATGACAGCTGCCTTGCGAATGCTTGCTTACGGTGCAGGGGCAGATCAATGTGCTGAGTATTGTCGGATGGCGAAATCCACCTCCGTCGCAGCCCTTCAGCACTTTACACGAGGAATTGTTGATCTTTACTCAGCAGAATACCTCCGCGCTCCTACTGCAGCCGACCTCAGACGACTTCTTGCCAAAGCTGAGAAGAGAGGTTTTCCAGGAATGATTGGGAGCATCGACTGTATGCATtggcaatggaagaattgtccGACAGGTTGGGCTGGACAATATAGTGGTAGGAAACAGATCCCCACTATCATCCTGGAAGCAGTCGCATCTTACGACACCTGGATTTGGCACGCATTCTTTGGAATGCCCGGGGCATGCAACGACCTGAACGTCTTGGCAAAGTCTCCGTTGTTTGATGAGCTTACCGCCGGTAGAGCACCTCTGATCCAATTCCAAGTTAACAACAGAGCTCACAATCTAGGGTACTATCTCGCCGACGGTATTTATCCTCGATGGGCGACTTTCTTGAAAACTGTTCGAAATCCTACACGCCCCAAGGAAATCGAGTTTGCAAAGGCTCAAGAGGGGTATAGGAAAGATGTAGAGAGatgttttggtatattacagTCACGGTTTGGCATTGTTAGAGGAGCTGCTCGTGGGTGGCATAAAGAGGACCTTCGATACATTATGTTGACGtgtattatattacacaacatgatTGTCGAAAATGAACGACCTGAAGACAGCGATGATGAGTTGGAGTCCGATGATGAGGAGGATAACAATATGAGGCCCAGGATTGCTGAGGTATGGGAGGGACCAACCGGTAGAGACTTTGATCCTGTTGGtagagatgctcatcatatgaaCGGATTCATGGACCGCTACCAACAAATTAGATCTGAGCACAGTCACTCCAACCTTCAGGAAGACATCATTCAACACTTTTGGGAATTTCAAGGCAATAGGAGTATCTAG
- the LOC133732989 gene encoding uncharacterized protein LOC133732989: MSVRGNTIVQPVGNPSIDGTRWQTIEDIQLCKSWKAVSQDPAIGTDRRKDDLWIEVRQHYAEHWDGYVRTLQAFQGRWKTLKVELYAWHCALRQAKLWYKSGANMIDEVRQAQDLWRAAMTKSKGKPKKGDFISLECYEIVKGFQQFDDIPNHSSSAGGTSRGGTEPMHTQQSVPDSHVQLDIDADEVNADATPNPSVRPQGKKAAKEALRKGKKASNDSSPLTAAVETIATNQTSMLSAKEKRDEEYARHLRDQQQRDYIRLQLDIQDQQFKNQEREERIMEMDTSKMTPTKKNYWQRKQKKIAEKEAEDATRGSGFPQPPFTGGYYPQPPFPGGYPQPPFPGGYPQPPFPGAYPQPPFPGGYYPQSPFPGGFPQPPFTGGVPSPPFSSGESTNPNHMDDPTNTNWIPNEDED, from the exons ATGAGTGTACGAGGCAATACGATTGTCCAACCCGTAGGAAATCCAAGTATTGAcgggacacgttggcagactattgaagacattcaattgtgcaagtcttggaaggCTGTTAGCCAAGATCCGGCAATCGGTACGGATCGAAGAAAAGATGATCTATGGATAGAGGTACGCCAACACTATGCCGAACATTGGGATGGATATGTCCGAACATTGCAAGCTTTTCAAGGGAGGTGGAAAACCTTGAAAGTCGAACTTTATGCTTGGCATTGTGCGTTAAGGCAAGCGAAATTGTGGTACAAGAGTGGTGCGAATAtgattgatgag gtacgtcaagcacaagatttgtggagagctgcgatgaccaaatcgaaaggaaaaccaaaaaaaggTGATTTCATTAGTTTAGAATGTTACGAGATTGTTAAGGGGTTTCAACAATTTGATGACATTCCAAACCATTCCTCTTCGGCTGGAGGAACCTCCAGGGGAGGAACTGAACCGATGCACACACAACAATCCGTTCCTGATTCTCATGTCCAGTTGGACATAGATGCAGATGAGGTAAACGCCGATGCAACTCCCAATCCTTcggtgaggcctcaaggaaagaaggctgccaaagaagctcttcggaaaggaaagaaagcatCTAATGATTCCAGTCCTCTGACAGCCGCTGTGGAGACTATAGcaaccaaccaaacatcaatgCTGTCTGCCAAGGAGAAACGTGATGAGGAATATGCTCGACATCTCCGTGACCAACAACAACGAGATTATATACGCTTGCAATTGGATATTCAAGATCAACAATTCAAAAatcaagagagggaagagcgtattatggagatGGACACAAGTAAGATGACGCCAACCAAAAAGAATTActggcaaagaaaacaaaaaaaaattgcggagAAAGAAGCTGAAGATGCAACCCGTGGATCTGgcttcccacaaccaccattcaccggtggatattatccacaacctcctttccccggtggctatccacaacctcctttccccggtggctatccacaacctcctttccccggtgcatatccacaacctcctttccccggtggGTATTATCCACAATctcctttccccggtggcttcccacaaccaccattcaccggtggTGTCCCTTCCCCACCTTTCTCTTCGGGTGAATCCACCAACCCCAACCATATGGATGACCCcacaaacacaaattggattcctaatgaagatgaggattag